The proteins below come from a single Bombyx mori chromosome 19, ASM3026992v2 genomic window:
- the LOC119630006 gene encoding uncharacterized protein LOC119630006, giving the protein MRVGKPDEPCATRTPLGWCLHGRVPNAYLPNSAARHTSLFVSSDVIESECTLREIHEEVRRSFSIESMGVSGKPRQNSEDLRAVEILERTSTLVNDQWHVGLPWRDETCTMPDSYLTALRRLKGVEQKLKNNKEYAKRYEERIRHLFENDFAKKLISSNVTPLKTWYLPHFGVDNPNKKKLRLVFDAAAKTNGLSLNDYLLKGPDLLMSLFGIMLRFRENRIAVSGDIKDMFLKVKIRPEDQDAFRFLYREEPEGNINTYVMTSLIFGANCSPFIAQFVKNKNAQRYESSMPAAASAIYRSHYMDDYIDSLPNEEAAIQLIHNIMFIHKQGGFQMRNWTSNSKKILASLPKDLLGEAAVKFNTGQLYEGERTLGLIWHPNDDTLRFDVSFKRIPETIINGTQKPTKREMLRVIMSIFDVYGILAPFTINGKIMLQEIWKSKISWDDYITETVFQKWLKWIYLLESLKDLSLPRYYPAATIRVNETNNETLPLSYSHSTISRTTATNNATSVAHAESATNTASHSYNNNCGDDCSGVLTRTGYRNLQMHIFCDASNKAYCAVAYWRWIDDEFNIRVAFIASKSRVAGNKPITIPRLELQAAVLAARLVDSVTREHIIKPEQRIFWSDSTTVLQWIRNDARDYKVYKQMQEAYL; this is encoded by the coding sequence ATGAGAGTGGGTAAGCCCGATGAACCCTGTGCCACCCGGACTCCTCTGGGTTGGTGCCTCCATGGAAGAGTACCTAATGCTTACCTACCTAATTCTGCTGCACGTCACACTTCATTGTTTGTCTCCAGTGACGTCATAGAATCTGAATGTACTTTGCGAGAGATCCACGAGGAGGTGCGAAGATCGTTCTCAATCGAGTCCATGGGCGTGTCTGGCAAACCAAGACAGAACTCAGAAGATTTACGCGCTGTTGAAATTTTAGAACGAACCTCCACTCTCGTCAATGATCAATGGCATGTTGGCTTACCTTGGCGGGATGAGACTTGTACGATGCCGGACTCGTACCTAACAGCTCTCCGTAGACTAAAAGGAGtcgaacaaaaattaaaaaataacaaagaataTGCAAAAAGATACGAAGAACGAATACgacatttatttgaaaatgattTCGCAAAAAAACTGATCAGCTCAAATGTTACACCGCTGAAAACTTGGTATTTACCTCATTTTGGTGTCGATAACCCGAACAAAAAGAAACTGCGCTTAGTGTTTGACGCCGCGGCCAAAACAAACGGTTTGTCCCTGAATGATTACTTATTGAAAGGGCCCGACCTACTAATGTCATTATTCGGCATCATGTTGCGATTTAGAGAAAATCGTATAGCTGTTTCTGGAGATATTAAAGATATGTTTCTCAAAGTGAAGATTCGACCAGAAGACCAGGATGCCTTCCGTTTTTTATATAGAGAAGAACCGGAGGGAAATATAAACACTTACGTTATGACGTCATTAATTTTTGGTGCTAATTGTTCGCCATTTATAGCTcagtttgtaaaaaataaaaacgctcaGCGGTATGAGTCATCAATGCCCGCTGCTGCTTCCGCTATATATAGAAGTCACTATATGGACGATTATATAGATAGTCTACCTAACGAGGAGGCCgcaatacaattaattcacaacATTATGTTTATTCACAAGCAAGGCGGGTTCCAGATGCGGAATTGGACgagtaatagtaaaaaaatactcGCGAGCCTACCTAAAGATTTATTGGGCGAAGCAGCTGTTAAATTTAATACAGGTCAACTGTATGAAGGCGAACGCACGCTTGGATTGATTTGGCATCCAAATGATGATACTCTCAGATTCGACGTGTCTTTCAAGCGGATACCCGAAACTATTATAAACGGAACTCAAAAGCCAACCAAGAGAGAAATGTTACGCGTGATTATGTCCATTTTTGACGTTTATGGCATTCTAGCACCGTTCAccataaatggaaaaattatgCTACAAGAAATTTGGAAATCTAAAATAAGCTGGGATGATTACATAACCGAAACGGTATTCCAGAAATGGTTGAAATGGATTTATCTTCTGGAATCATTAAAAGACCTGAGTTTGCCGAGGTACTATCCGGCTGCTACCATACGAGTGAATGAGACGAATAATGAAACCCTTCCGCTGTCATACTCACACAGCACGATTTCTAGGACTACGGCTACGAATAATGCTACGAGCGTAGCACACGCCGAATCCGCTACGAATACTGCATCGCACagctacaataataattgtggaGACGATTGCAGTGGAGTTTTAACTCGAACTGGCTATAGAAACTTACAGATGCATATATTTTGTGATGCGTCTAACAAAGCATACTGCGCCGTCGCGTACTGGAGATGGATTGACGACGAGTTTAACATACGCGTAGCATTCATTGCGAGCAAATCTCGAGTTGCAGGAAACAAACCTATTACCATCCCACGTTTGGAACTTCAAGCCGCCGTCTTAGCGGCAAGACTAGTGGACTCAGTCACTAGAGAACATATTATAAAGCCTGAGCAACGAATATTTTGGAGCGACTCGACGACAGTGCTGCAATGGATAAGAAATGATGCTCGCGACTATAAAGTTTATAAACAAATGCAAGAAGCTTACCTTTGA